From Saccharibacillus brassicae:
GCGCATATGCGTCTCCAGCCGTTCGATCAGCGGCGCCCCTTCGCGCAGACGCAGTTCGTCGACCAAATACCCGGCCAGCACGCCGCTGCCCTGCGGTTCGAACTTGAGCAGGTAGCGCTGAAGCAGGACGCTTCCCGCCGGATCGCCCTGCGGACCCCGCCGCACGTACAGCTCATGGCCCCGCTCCCGGTGCAGCGCGTTGAACAGAATCGATCCGTATCCTCCGTCGACCGGCTCGGCCGAAAAATCCGGTTCGTACAGCTCGTTCACGTCGATCGTCCAACCTGCCGGTATGCGCAGCGGTTGGAGCGTCGGCTTCGCTTCCGCCATTTTCTTTTCCCCCTGACTATGCCGCGACTTGCGACTGCTGATTCATTACCCGGCAAGCGACCTGTCGGCACAGGAGGACACCCCTTAAATGTGAACAAAAAAAGGCCGCTCACTGTGAGCGGCCCGTGTACTACGTCGAGTACACTAAGTTATAGGAGTGGAGAGAAACCATACTGTACGTTTATTATATGTATACGCTTCCAAATTGTCAACGCTTTCTTTTCCTTTTTTGCTGCAAACTTGATTACGCGTATAAAAAGCCTGCCGGCAGCGGCCGACAGGCTTTGGGATTTGATTGATCTGTCAAGCGTACACGTCGAATTCCAGGCCGGTCAGCACTTTCCGTGCCCGTTCCATCTGGATTTCGTCGCGGAAAGACAGCCGCATAAGACCCGGCACGTCTTCCCGGCTCTCGATGATCTGCAGGTTGCTCAAGTTGACGCCCTGCGAACCGAGCTCGGTCGTGATGCGGCCAATAATGCCCGGGTGATCGGGGACGTCGAGATACAGATCGTACGTTTTGGCGATCGCGCCTTTGCGGCGCTCCGGCAGTTCGTCGCGGAAATCGCCGGCGTCGCGGAACCGGGCCGAGATGCCTTCGCCGTCTTCGCGCTCCAACTGGTCGATAAAACTTTCCACCTGCACATTCCAGTCGCGTAAAAGCTTTAACAGGTTGAAGCGGTTGTTCAGCAAAATGTCGCGCCAGACGACGGGGTCGCTGGAAGCGATCCGGGTAATATCGCGGAAACCGCCCGCCGCGAGCGTCCGGTACAGCGGATTGCTGTCGTGATAGCCGCTGATCTGATTGACGAGCGCCACGGCGATAATATGCGGCAGATGGCTGATCGCACCGACGATCTCGTCGTGCTGACCCGGTTCCAGGCAGATTACTTTGGCGCGCGTATGGCTCAGCAGTTCGGTCAGCGCCGCGATGCGCGCCGGATCGGTACCCGGTTCCGGCGTCAGCACGTAATACGCGTTCTCGAACAGCAGCGAAGTCGCGGCCTGCACGCCCGAGCGTTCCGAGCCGGCCATTGGGTGGCCGCCGATAAAGCAGGCGTCCTCCCAATCCAGCTGTCTCGCTTTTGCGGCGATCGAATCTTTGGTGCTGCCCACGTCGGTGACGATGCAGCCTTTTTTGAGCGGCAGGGCATGAACTTGTTCCAGATATGTCTCCAGCAGCCCGACGGGCGTGGAGAGAAAAATAAAGTCGGCGTCTTGGACCGCTTCTTCCAGCGACAGGGTCGCGGAATCGACGACTCCGAGTTCCACGCTCAGATCGGCCAGATCTTGCCGGTTGGAATAGCCGACAAGCTCAAGGCCCGGCTTCCCGCGGAAGCACAGAGCCAGCGAGCCGCCGATCAGTCCGACGCCGATCACAGCAATTTTCATAGAGGTCAGCCTCGCTTCATAGGGTTCGTTGCGTTCGGGTTGTTGTCGGGCGCGGACTTGGGCCACTTGGACTAGACGGCCGCTCCCTGTTCATTCAGCGCTTCTTCGAACGTCCGGATAAAGATCTCGTTCTCTCGCGGAGAACCGACCGTCACCCGCATGTACGTCGGATACAGCTTGAACCCGGCACGCGCGATGACGCCTTTGCGCAGCATGCGTTGGAACAGGTCCGCCGCCGACCTCTGCGTATCGACCATGATGAAGTTGCCGTTGGCCGGGAAATAAGACAGGCCCAGACGATCGAACTCGCCCTGCAGGAACGAGATGCCTTCGGTGTTCTTAATGCGGCACGACTCCACGAACTCCCGGTCGGCAAGCGCCGCTTTGGCCGCAGCCTGGGCGATACGCGTCGTGTTGAACGGTTCGCGCACCTGATTGATAGAGCGGATGACCGAAGCCTGGCCTACGCCGTAACCGATCCGCAGCGCGGCAAGCCCGTAAATTTTGGAAAAAGTGCGCAGTACGACCACGTTGCCGTAATCGGCCAGCAGTTTCGTGCCGTCCGGGTAGGCGCTGTCGGTCACGTATTCGAAATAAGCTTCGTCGAGCACGACCATCACGGAAGACGGAACGCGGTCCAGGAAGCTTTTCAATTCGGTTTCGCTGACAATCGTGCCGGTCGGGTTGTTCGGATTGCAGATCCAGACGATCTGCGTCCGGTCCGTCACCGCCGCGAGCATCGCTTCGAGATCGTGCGTGCCGTTCTTGAGCGGCACTTCGATGCTGGTCGCTTTTTCGATATCGGCATTGCTTTTGTATACGGAAAAAGTGGCGTCGGCCATAATGTTCTCGTCGCCTTCCGACAGGAACGCGCGCGCGATCAGGGCGATGATCTCGTCCGACCCGCAGCCGAAAATGACCTGGTCGGCCTGGACGGACAGATGCTCGGCCACGGCTGCCGTCAGTTCGACCGCCCCGCCGTCCGGATACAGATTGAACTTGGTCAGTTCGCTTTCGATCGCGGCTTTGACGCGCGGGGAAAATCCGTACGGATTTTCGTTCGAAGCCAGCTTCACGACTTCGCTGAGTCCGTATTCTTTTTGAACTTCTTCGATCGGTTTGCCTGGCTGATAGACCGGAAGATCGACAATATGGGCTTTGGGCTGCATGGATGATTTCCCTACTTTCCTGATTTGGCGTGTTGCAGCGCGACAGTGTCGGGCTGCGTACACGCTCAAAAAGTTAAGGCTTGTCCCGCGGCGGCGCGATACAGGCGAGGCACGGCGGACGAACCGCCGCGCCCGCCTTGTACGCCCGCTGGGGGCAAAGCGTTTATACTTTTAATTCTGCCACAAATTCGCGAATTTGCAAGAGCGCATCTTCGCGCTTGTCGGCATTCATCAGATCGGGAATCAAAGTCTCGATCGTGCGCACGATCGCGCTGCCCACGACAACGCCGTCGCACAGTTCCGCGAAGCGCTCTACCTGATCGCGCCCGGAGATGCCGAAGCCGACAGCGACAGGCAGGTCGGTCCGCGATTTCACGTCGCGGATAAAAGCATCGACGCCGTCATGGAACGAAGCCCGTTCGCCGGTCACCCCGAGCGACGACACGCAGTAGACAAAGCCCCGGCCGCTGCGCAAAATTTTGTCGATCCGCTCGCTCGAGGTCGGAGCGACCAGCGGAATGAGGGCGATGTTCACCCGATCGGCGCGCCGCAGCATGTCTTCCGACTCTTCGTAAGGCAGGTCGGGAATGATCAGGCCGCTGATGCCGTTGCGGGACGCTTCTTCGAAAAAGAGGTCCAATCCGGTCTGCAGGATCGGATTGTAGTACGTGAACAGGACGAAAGGCATCTGCACGCCGCGCTCTCGCGCTTTGCGCGCCACGTCCAGACAGGTGCGCACCGTAATAAGCTGCTCAAGCGCCCGCGCGGAAGCGCGCTGGATGACCGGGCCGTCCGCAAGCGGATCGGAGTAAGGCACGCCGAGTTCCAGCACGTCGGCGCCGGCTTTTTCCATCTGCTCGATAATGTCCAGCGTCGTGTCGAGATCGGGATCGCCGACCGTCAGAAACGGGATCAGCGCGGTGCCTCCCGTTTCGCCAAGCCGGCGGAACGTTTCTTCGATCCGGTTCGGAGCTTCGAAAGCGGGCAAACGTTCGCCTTCTTGCGCAGCTCCGGCGGCCAGCCCGCTTTCGGCGGAATGGCTCATCATCGTCAGACGGGACGTAGAGGCGTTCGTCTTCATTGGGCATGCCCTCCTTCGTTCTCGTTCTCGTACGCCATGATCGATTCGACGTCTTTGTCTCCGCGTCCCGACAGGCAGATGACCAGAATGCGGTCCGCGCCCATTTCCGGTGCGATCTTGGCGGCATGCGCGACGGCATGCGCCGATTCCAGCGCCGGAATGATGCCTTCGGTGCGGCAGAGCAGCTTGAGCGCCGTAATGGCTTCTTCGTCGGTAATCGGCACGTATTTGGCCCGGCCGACGTCTTTGAGATACGAGTGTTCGGGACCGACGCCCGGATAATCCAGACCGGCCGAGATCGAATGCGCCGGCTGTACCTGGCCGTATTCGTCCTGCAGCAGATAGCTCATGGAGCCTTGGAACACGCCTTTGGTGCCGAGGCTCATGGTAGCCGCGTGCAGCGGCGTATCGATGCCTTTGCCGGCCGCTTCGACGCCGATGAATTCGACGTCCGCGTCGCCGACGAACGGATAGAACATGCCGATCGCGTTGCTGCCGCCGCCGACCGCCGCGACGATCGTGTCCGGCAGGCGTCCTTCGGTCTCCAGAATCTGGCGGCGCGTCTCGTCGCCGATAACGCGCTGGAAGTTGCGCACGATCAGCGGATACGGATGCGGCCCCACGGCCGAGCCGAGGATATAGAACGTATCCTGGACATGGCTGACCCAGTAGCGCAGCGCTTCGTTGCCCGCGTCCTTGAGCGTCTTCGTGCCCGATACGACCGGCACCACTTCGGCGCCGAGCAGGCGCATGCGGAACACGTTAAGCTGTTGGCGGTGCATG
This genomic window contains:
- the trpB gene encoding tryptophan synthase subunit beta, with product MGQVPDAKGRYGEFGGRFVPETLMNALIELEESYLKFSADEEFNAELNDLLKQYSGRETPLYYAKRLTEHFGGAKVYLKREDLNHTGAHKINNALGQGLLAVRMGKKKVIAETGAGQHGVATATVAALLGLECKVFMGEEDMHRQQLNVFRMRLLGAEVVPVVSGTKTLKDAGNEALRYWVSHVQDTFYILGSAVGPHPYPLIVRNFQRVIGDETRRQILETEGRLPDTIVAAVGGGSNAIGMFYPFVGDADVEFIGVEAAGKGIDTPLHAATMSLGTKGVFQGSMSYLLQDEYGQVQPAHSISAGLDYPGVGPEHSYLKDVGRAKYVPITDEEAITALKLLCRTEGIIPALESAHAVAHAAKIAPEMGADRILVICLSGRGDKDVESIMAYENENEGGHAQ
- the hisC gene encoding histidinol-phosphate transaminase: MQPKAHIVDLPVYQPGKPIEEVQKEYGLSEVVKLASNENPYGFSPRVKAAIESELTKFNLYPDGGAVELTAAVAEHLSVQADQVIFGCGSDEIIALIARAFLSEGDENIMADATFSVYKSNADIEKATSIEVPLKNGTHDLEAMLAAVTDRTQIVWICNPNNPTGTIVSETELKSFLDRVPSSVMVVLDEAYFEYVTDSAYPDGTKLLADYGNVVVLRTFSKIYGLAALRIGYGVGQASVIRSINQVREPFNTTRIAQAAAKAALADREFVESCRIKNTEGISFLQGEFDRLGLSYFPANGNFIMVDTQRSAADLFQRMLRKGVIARAGFKLYPTYMRVTVGSPRENEIFIRTFEEALNEQGAAV
- a CDS encoding prephenate dehydrogenase, which produces MKIAVIGVGLIGGSLALCFRGKPGLELVGYSNRQDLADLSVELGVVDSATLSLEEAVQDADFIFLSTPVGLLETYLEQVHALPLKKGCIVTDVGSTKDSIAAKARQLDWEDACFIGGHPMAGSERSGVQAATSLLFENAYYVLTPEPGTDPARIAALTELLSHTRAKVICLEPGQHDEIVGAISHLPHIIAVALVNQISGYHDSNPLYRTLAAGGFRDITRIASSDPVVWRDILLNNRFNLLKLLRDWNVQVESFIDQLEREDGEGISARFRDAGDFRDELPERRKGAIAKTYDLYLDVPDHPGIIGRITTELGSQGVNLSNLQIIESREDVPGLMRLSFRDEIQMERARKVLTGLEFDVYA
- the trpA gene encoding tryptophan synthase subunit alpha — encoded protein: MKTNASTSRLTMMSHSAESGLAAGAAQEGERLPAFEAPNRIEETFRRLGETGGTALIPFLTVGDPDLDTTLDIIEQMEKAGADVLELGVPYSDPLADGPVIQRASARALEQLITVRTCLDVARKARERGVQMPFVLFTYYNPILQTGLDLFFEEASRNGISGLIIPDLPYEESEDMLRRADRVNIALIPLVAPTSSERIDKILRSGRGFVYCVSSLGVTGERASFHDGVDAFIRDVKSRTDLPVAVGFGISGRDQVERFAELCDGVVVGSAIVRTIETLIPDLMNADKREDALLQIREFVAELKV